The proteins below come from a single Poecilia reticulata strain Guanapo linkage group LG5, Guppy_female_1.0+MT, whole genome shotgun sequence genomic window:
- the bloc1s1 gene encoding biogenesis of lysosome-related organelles complex 1 subunit 1 → MLSRLLKEHQAKQNERKELQEKRRREAIAAATCLTEALVDHLNVGVAQAYVNQRKLDHEVKTLQVQASQFSKQTAQWISMVEGFNQALKEIGDVENWARSIEMDMRTIATALEYVHQGQLQTTCS, encoded by the exons ATGTTGTCTCGCCTTCTGAAGGAGCATCAAGCGAAGCAAAATGAGCGGAAGGAGCTGCAGG ARAAACGCAGACGTGAAGCGATCGCTGCTGCCACTTGTCTAACTGAAGCCTTGGTAGATCACCTGAACGTTGG tgttGCTCAAGCATATGTAAACCAACGCAAACTGGACCATGAAGTTAAGACACTCCAAGTGCAGGCGAGCCAATTCTCCAAGCAAACAGCTCAGTGGATCAGCATGGTGGAGGGATTCAATCAGGCATTAAAA GAAATTGGAGATGTTGAAAACTGGGCCCGCAGCATCGAGATGGACATGAGAACAATCGCCACAGCTCTGGARTATGTACACCAGGGGCAGCTTCAGACTACTTGCTCATAA
- the itcha gene encoding itchy E3 ubiquitin protein ligase a, translated as MKAQLQVTVLSAKLKENKKNWFGPSPYVEVLVDGQSKRTEKCNNTHSPKWKQALTVIVTPVSKLIFCVWSHQTLKADILLGKATLDIGTVLKANDLKLCEVVQTLQLYFDRDPQDIVGDLSICLDGMHVDPEAFALAEREQAPLTNGNATQNGNTSNRSSRDTSPSSDSDDWVIVPNGLAVSDGGSPSPSAEGTTSSRPPRPARPPPPTPQKPAASPSSSSSSSPSELSEAPASDGSSQASASGGSDQPDDAGARAATAVSSQTASAPKPGGAVTAAPATTATPRVNPISNAPLPPGWEQRVDQNGRVYYVDHIEKRTTWDRPEPLPTGWERRVDPMGRVYYVDHITRTTTWQRPTQESVRNYEEWQNQRSQLQGAMHQFNQRFIYGLQDQFAATSTKEFDPLGPLPHGWEKRTDTNGRVYFVHHPTRTTQWEDPRTQGLLNDKPLPEGWEMRFTVDHIPYFVDHNRKTTTYIDPRTGKSSFENGPQITYVRDFKAKVQYFRFWCQQLSMPQHIKITVSRKTLFEDSFQQIMSFHPQDLRRRLWIIFPGEEGLDYGGVAREWFFLLSHEVLNPMYCLFEYAGKDNYCLQINPASYINPDHLKYFKFIGRFIAMALFHGKFIDTGFSLPFYKRILNKPLALKDLESIDPEFYNSLIWIKDNNIEECGLEMFFSVDKEILGEVSTHELKPDGGNIPVTEENKEEYIRLVAEWRLSRGVEEQTQAFFEGFNEVLPQQYLQYFDAKELEVMLCGMQEIDLVDWQRNTIYRHYARSSKQILWFWQFVKEMDNEKRMRLLQFVTGTCRLPVGGFADLMGSNGPQKFCIEKVGKENWLPRSHTCFNRLDLPPYKSYEQLKEKLMFAIEETEGFGQE; from the exons ATGAAGGCACAATTACAAGTCACAG TGCTTTCAGCTAagctaaaggaaaacaaaaagaactggTTTGGTCCCAGTCCGTATGTTGAGGTACTTGTGGATGGCCAGtcaaagagaacagaaaaatgcaacaacaccCACAGTCCCAAATGGAAGCAGGCCCTCACTGT AATTGTGACTCCAGTCAGCAAACTCATCTTTTGTGTTTGGAGTCATCAAACACTGAAAGCAGATATTCTGCTGGGCAAGGCCACTCTGGACATCGGCACGGTCCTCAAAGCCAATGATCTTAAAT TGTGTGAGGTGGTGCAGACGCTGCAGCTATACTTCGACAGAGACCCTCAGGATATTGTAGGGGACCTCTCAATCTGTCTGGACGGCATGCATGTTGACCCGGAAGCCTTTGCTCTGGCAGAGAGAGAGCAAG cTCCTCTTACAAATGGAAATGCAACACAAAATGGCAACACAAGCAACAG atCAAGCCGGGACACGTCTCCATCCAGTGACTCAGATGACTGGGTCATTGTGCCCAATGGTCTTGCTGTCAGCGATGGAGGTTCTCCCTCTCCGTCTGCAGAGGGCACCACTTCCTCGCGTCCTCCTAGGCCTGCCAGGCCGCCGCCTCCCACGCCACAAAAACCTGCTGCCTCACCAA GCTCTTCCAGTAGTTCTTCCCCCAGTGAACTGAGTGAAGCACCAGCTTCTGACGGCTCCTCTCAGGCATCTGCAAGCGGAGGTTCAGACCAGCCCGATGACGCAGGTGCACGAGCAGCGACGGCCGTTTCCTCACAGACGGCTAGCGCTCCCAAACCAGGTGGCGCTGTAACAGCAGCTCCAGCTACAACAGCTACTCCCAGAGTCAACCCCATTAGCAACGCCCCGCTGCCACCAGG ATGGGAGCAGAGGGTGGACCAGAATGGAAGGGTGTATTATGTGGACCACATTGAGAAAAGGACAACCTGGGACAGACCTGAGCCTCTGCCTACAGG CTGGGAGCGGCGGGTCGACCCGATGGGTAGAGTGTACTATGTTGACCACATAACACGAACCACAACATGGCAACGGCCCACTCAGGAGTCAGTGCGCAACTATGAGGAATGGCAGAACCAGCGCAGCCAGCTCCAGGGAGCAATGCACCAGTTTAACCAGAGGTTCATTTACGGG CTTCAGGACCAGTTTGCAGCCACATCCACTAAAGAGTTCGACCCACTGGGACCGCTGCCGCACGGCTGgg agaaGAGAACAGACACCAACGGCAGAGTATATTTTGTTCATCATCCAACTCGAACGACACAGTGGGAGGACCCGAGGACACAGGG TCTCCTGAACGACAAACCCCTGCCTGAAGGGTGGGAGATGAGGTTCACTGTGGACCACATTCCCTACTTTGTAGACCACAACCGGAAAACGACGACCTACATCGACCCCCGGACAGGGAAATCTTCCTT CGAGAATGGGCCACAGATCACGTATGTTCGGGACTTTAAAGCCAAAGTGCAATACTTCAGATTCTGGTGTCAG CAATTATCTATGCCTCAGCATATCAAGATTACCGTCTCCAGAAAAACTTTGTTTGAGGATTCATTTCAGCAG ATCATGAGTTTTCACCCACAAGATTTGAGGCGGAGACTCTGGATCATTTTCCCTGGAGAGGAGGGCTTGGACTACGGAGGCGTAGCCAG AGAATGGTTCTTCTTGCTCTCCCATGAAGTGCTAAATCCCATGTACTGTTTGTTCGAGTACGCTGGAAAGGACAACTACTGTCTTCAGATTAACCCGGCTTCTTATATCAATCCGGATCAtcttaaatactttaaattcaTTGGCCGCTTCATTGCCATG GCCTTGTTCCATGGAAAGTTTATTGACACGGGTTTCTCGCTGCCTTTCTACAAGCGCATTTTGAACAAACCGCTGGCTCTTAAAGACTTGGAGTCCATTGACCCCGAATTTTATAATTCACTCATCTGGATCAA GGACAATAACATAGAGGAATGCGGTCTGGAGATGTTCTTCTCTGTTGATAAGGAGATCCTGGGAGAGGTCAGCACTCATGAGCTGAAACCAGATGGAGGAAACATTCCAGTTACTGAAGAGAACAAGGAGGAATACATCAG gTTGGTGGCAGAATGGAGGCTGTCCAGAGGGGTGGAGGAGCAGACTCAGGCATTCTTTGAGGGCTTCAATGAAGTTCTTCCTCAGCAGTACCTTCAGTACTTTGATGCAAAGGAGTTGGAG gtaaTGCTGTGTGGGATGCAGGAGATAGACCTGGTGGACTGGCAGAGAAACACGATTTATAGACATTATGCTCGGAGCAGCAAGCAGATCCTTTGGTTCTGGCAG tttgtgaAGGAAATGGACAACGAAAAACGAATGAGACTCCTGCAGTTTGTCACCGGCACCTGCCGTCTTCCTGTGGGTGGCTTTGCTGACTTGATGG GAAGCAATGGTCCACAAAAGTTTTGCATTGAGAAAGTGGGGAAAGAAAACTGGCTTCCACGAAGTCACACGTG ctTCAATCGTCTGGATCTCCCTCCTTATAAAAGCTATgagcagctgaaggagaaacTTATGTTTGCCATTGAGGAAACGGAAGGATTTGGGCAGGAATAA
- the rdh5 gene encoding retinol dehydrogenase 5: protein MFFEQFRGQKQTPEGNMDTQYIYELLGENASYYIAASFALLWILVWLYRDSLEIENLSDKYVFVTGCDTGFGNLLCKKLDRRGFRVLAGCLTEKGADDLKRVTGPHLKTVLLDVTSQSSIQAAMEWTKKEVGDXGLWGIVNNAGRSLPMGPSEWMRVEDFHSTLKVNMNGVIAMTMXFLPLVKKAPGRIVNVASVLGRVAANGGGYCISKFAVESFSDCLRRDISYFGIKVCIIEPGFFKTAVTNLDPIERELHRLWNQLSPEVKASYGEKYLDNYIKIQRLIMNAVCDSDLTKVTSCMEHALTAAHPRTRYSAGWDAKLLWIPLSYMPSFVVDIGLKLVLPRPSKSV, encoded by the exons ATGTTTTTTGAGCAGTTTCGAGGCCAAAAACAAACTCCTGAAGGCAACATGGATACACAGTATATATACGAACTTTTAGG agaaaatgcCTCGTACTACATTGCAGCTTCCTTTGCTTTGTTGTGGATTCTGGTATGGCTATACAGAGACAGCCTGGAGATAGAGAACCTTTCTGACAAGTATGTCTTCGTGACTGGCTGTGACACTGGGTTTGGCAAYCTTCTGTGCAAGAAGCTCGACCGTAGAGGTTTTCGAGTTCTGGCTGGCTGTCTCACAGAGAAGGGGGCTGATGATCTGAAAAGAGTGACGGGGCCTCACCTTAAGACGGTCTTGCTGGATGTGACCAGTCAGAGCAGCATCCAGGCAGCTATGGAGTGGACCAAGAAGGAGGTTGGAGATARAG GACTTTGGGGTATTGTGAACAATGCTGGGCGTTCTTTGCCCATGGGTCCTTCGGAGTGGATGCGAGTGGAGGATTTCCACAGCACACTGAAAGTGAACATGAATGGAGTCATTGCCATGACTATGRCCTTCCTGCCCCTCGTTAAAAAGGCCCCTGGACGTATTGTAAATGTGGCATCTGTCCTCGGCAGGGTGGCTGCAAATGGTGGCGGGTACTGCATCTCCAAGTTTGCAGTGGAGAGTTTCTCTGACTGCTTGAG GAGAGATATAAGCTACTTTGGAATCAAAGTGTGCATCATTGAGCCAGGGTTTTTCAAGACAGCAGTTACCAACCTTGATCCCATTGAGAGGGAGCTGCACCGTCTCTGGAATCAACTCAGCCCCGAAGTAAAAGCAAGCTATGGAGAGAAGTACCTGGATAACT acatcaAGATCCAGCGTTTGATCATGAATGCTGTGTGTGACTCGGACCTCACCAAGGTGACCAGCTGCATGGAGCACGCTCTGACTGCGGCTCACCCACGCACTCGGTACAGCGCCGGCTGGGATGCTAAGCTTCTCTGGATCCCTCTGTCTTACATGCCTTCCTTTGTGGTTGATATTGGACTAAAGCTGGTGCTGCCTCGTCCTTCCAAGAGTGTGTAA